TATTACGCCATTGCCACGTGGCTGCCCACCTTCCTCAAGACCGAGCGCGGCCTGTCGGTGTTCGGCACCAGCTCCTACCTGGCGGTCACGATCATCGGCTCACTGGCCGGCTACGTGGCGGGCGCCTATGCCACCGATCGCTGGGGCCGGCGGCTCACGTACATCGTATTTGCCGCGGGAGCCTTCATCGCCGCGCTGGTCTACATGGTGATCCCGGTGTCCAACACGTCCATGCTGTTCCTCGGCTTCCCGCTGGGCGTGCTGATGCAGGGCGTGTTTGCCGGCATCGGCGCGACCATCGCCGAGTCCTATCCCAACGATGTCCGCGCCACGGGTTATGGCGTCTCGTACAACGCAGGCCGCGTGATCGGCTCGCTGTTCCCGCTGTCGGTCGGGTGGCTCAGTTCCGGGCACACCTCGCTGCCGGTTGCGATCGCCATTGTCGCTGGGGTTGGCTATGCGATGGTCGTGGTCGCCGCGGCGCTGCTGCCCGAAACCACCGGCATGGACCTGGAACAGGCCGGCGGCAGTGGCGGCAAGGAAGACCCCACGCCGCTGGCGCGGCCGGCGGGGACGGTGGCCTGAAGCTGCTGGCAGGTGCTGTCGGTGCCGTCAGCGCACCCATGCCGAAATCGCCGGCAGCATCAAACAGACCCCGATCCCGATCAGCACCCCGAACGCGACACGCCGCGTCGTGGTGGGCGAGAACGGCGGCGGAAAGCGGCGTCCGGACAGCATCGGACCCGCGGCCAGGTATGAGCTGCGCGTACAGCGCTGAATAACGTACGCAACCGGCAGGTGTTGTATGATGTTCGTGCAATGTACGCGTTACGCGTACAATGGCGAAAATTCGAACATCACATGTGATGCATACAACGCCCGCAGACAAGCAAATCCTGCTTCATGCTGCCGCCAGCGCCTTCCGTTCTGCGACTGCCCTGGGCGCGGACGCCGTGCCGGCATCAACGCGTTCCGACTTGCAGCCGGACGGCTCAATGCGTTTCGATCTGGGTGACGGAGGTATCTGCACCTTGCCTGTGACGGTGCGCCGTGCGGTGGATCGTTTCTCCGCCGTGTTCCCGATCGTGGAAATGCAGCGTCGACTTGGACAGAAGGTGCTGCTCGTCACGTCATACGTGTCACCCGACATGGCCGAGCGCCTGCGCAGCCATGACATCGCCTTTATCGATACCGCGGGCAACGTTTCGCTGCGCTTGCCCAATGCATTGTTATACGTGGTGGGTCGGCGCGCGCCGGCTGGCGGCGTGCCGCAGCGACGCGCACGGACCGCAAGCCCCAAGCAGCTGGAAGTCCTGTTTGCACTGATCGCGAACCCTGGGTTGCTGAGCGCTCCGTACCGGTCCATCGCCAACGCGGCCGGCGTTGCCCTGAGCACGGTCAATCTTGCACTGGACGACCTGCTCGAACGCGGCCTGGTAGGGGTAGGGGATGACGGCAAGCGCCGCTTCATTGACTGGGAGCGTGTCGTCGACGAATGGGCGACGCTTTATCCGCTGCGGCTCCGGCCGAAACTGGCGAGCAAGCGATTTAGCGCCATGCGGCCTGATTGGTGGCGGGGCATCGACCATCACCGATACGACGCCGTCCTTGGAGGCGAGGCGGCCGCAGAGAAGCTTGCGCATAATCTGCGGGCCGAGCGCATCACGCTGTACGCCAGTTCGGCGACGCCTCGCGAACTTATCCTCGACGCGAGGCTGAAGGCAGACCCTGGCGGCGAAGTGGAGATCGTGCAGCGCTTCTGGCCAGGGGCGTTTACGGCGACTGCGGTCGCGATGCCTGGTGTTGCGCATCCGGTGCTCGTGTATGCCGATTTGCTCGATACCGGAGAATCGCGCAATGTCGAGGCGGCGCGACAAATAAGAGAACAGTACCTTGCCCATCCTCCATGAAATTCCGGCGGCGCGGCCGATCGACGCCGAAAGCAGGGCCTTGCTGGGCGACCTGGACGCGGTCGCGCGACAGCTTGGCATCTCCTACTTCGTTGGTGGTGCGACGGCCAGGCAAGTGATCCTCGAGAATGTCTTCGGCAATCCGCCGGCGCGGCGCACGTACGATATCGACATCGGAATCTGCATTGCCGACTGGGCCGAGCACGAAGCGCTGCGTCGGCAACTGGTCGCTACCGGCCGATTTCAAACGGTCGACAAGAACGCGCACAAACTGACCTATCACCTCGGTGGCGAACGTGTGATGGTGCTCGATATCATTCCGTTCGGGGCCATCGAAAGGCCAGCTGCGAGCATCGCGTGGCCGCCGGCCATGGATACCGTGATGAACGTCGCAGGCTTTCGCCAGGCCTTCGATGCGGCGATCCGCATCGTGGTCGACGACGGACTGATTGTCGCGTTCGCCTCGCTGCCCGGGCTGGCGATGCTCAAGCTGCTGGCGTGGCACGACCGTCATCGCGACGACAGACGCGACGCCACGGACCTGTTGACCTTGTTATGCAGCTATGAATCAGCCGGCAATCAGGACCGGCTATACCAGCAGGAAGCTGCCCTGCTGGAGCAATATGGCTTTGACCTCGACATCGCCGCAGCAGCGCTGCTCGCGCGCGATGCCGCTGCACTGGCGCGCGGCGACACCGCAGTGACGAGGCAACTGGTTGCCGTACTTGGCGACGACAAGGTCTTTAGTCGGCTGCTCGAGCACATGGCGTTTGGCGAGCGCCAGCCAGTGCTCGGCGACAGCATGGACCCGAAGCGGGTCTATCCGCGCATGCAAGCGTTCCGGGCGGAATTCTTGGCAATGCTGGGATCCAAGCTGTCCTGAGCGGCGCCGCCGCCTGAGGCAAGGACGGCTTTCCTCAGCGCACCCACACCGAAATCGCCGGCAGCATCAAACTGACCCCGATCCCGATCAGCACCCCGAACGCGACACGCCGCGTCGTGGTGGGCGAGAACGGCGGCGGAAAGCGGCGTCCCAGCAGCGTGGCGATCACTACCACCGGCACCCCGACCGCGGCCTGCAGCCAGATCGCGGCATCGAGTTGCCCTTGCCAGGCCGAGAACAGGGTGCGCACGGACGAGGTCACGGTGAACACCAGGATCAGTGCGCAGCGGATTTCCACCGGCTTCATCGGCTGCCGGTAGAACTGGAAGATCAGCGGCGGCCCGGAGACGCCGAACATGCCGCTCAGCAGGCCGCCGAAGACACCGCTCATGAAGAAGCTGCCGTCGCCGGAACGTTGCGGCAGCGGTTCGGGTTTGAAGGCGGCGCTCAGGCCGCCGTACAGGATGACCGCGCCCAGCAGCAGCTGCAGCAGCGTGGCGGCGGTGCTGCTCAGGTATTCCAGCACCAGCACGCCGACCAGCACCGAAGGCAGGATGCCGATCGCCGCCGCGCCCACGGCGCGCCAGTCGATATGCTGGAACTTGCCGGGCAGCGCGCAGGCGCTGTTGGCCAGCGTCACCAGGCTGACCACGGCGGCCACGGTGGCGACGGGCGCCAGCCCCAAGCCGCTGGTGGCGCCCATCACGATCATGCCGAGGCCAAAGCCGGTCACCGTCTGGAAATAGGTGCCGGCACCGAGCAGGGCCTGCAGGCCCAGCAGCGGCAACAACAGTTCTGCCTTCATGCCGCCGCCTGCTCGCCCTTGGGTGCCTGCGCCGCGGTGGCTTGCGCCTGGATCACGGTGACGGCGATGACATGGAACACGTCGTCGGCGCTGCAGCCGCGCGAGAGATCGTTGGCCGGCTTGTTCAGGCCCTGCAGCATCGGGCCGATGGCCTTGGCGCCGCCGACGCGCTCGGCCAGCTTGTAGCCGATATTGCCGGCCTCCAGGCTGGGGAACACCAGCACGTTGGCGTGGCCGTTCACCTGCGAATGCGCCACCTTGCGCGCGGCGATCTCGGCGACGATGGCGGCATCGAGCTGCACGTCGCCGTCGATGGCCAGTCCCGGGCGCTGCGCGCGCACGCGCTCGGTCGCGGCCACGACCTTGTCGACGGCGGCATGGTGCGCGCTGCCGCTGGTCGAGAACGACAGCATCGCCACGCGCGGCTCGTCGTTCAGCAGGGCGCGCGCGCTGTCGGCGGCGGCCATGGCGATGTCGGCGAGGGCTTCGGCGTCGGGATCGACCACCAGTCCGCAGTCCGAGAAGATCAGCCCGCCCTTGAGCGTGTGGAACGGCTCGCACAGCATCATCAGGAAGAAGCTCGACACCAGCCGGAAGCCGGGCGCCAGACCGATCAGCTGGATCGCGTTGCGCACCACGTCGGCGGTGGTGTGGGCGGCGCCCGCGACCGAACCGTCGGCATGGCCCAGGCGCACCATCAGGTTGGCGAAGCACAGAGGATCCAGCACGGCGCGCCTGGCTTCATCGAGCGTCATGCCCTTTTTCTGGCGCAGCGCGAAAAGCTGCTGCGCGAACGAGGGCGTCAGCGCCGAGGTGGCGGGATCGACCAGCGTCATGCCGTCCAGCGCAATGCCGTGGATGGCCGCGGCGGCGTTGATCTGGCGCGGCTCGCCCACCAGCACGATACGCGCGATGCCCTCCTGCGTGGCGCGCTGCGCGGCCAGCAGGATGCGCGGGTCGTCGGCCTCGCACAGCACGATGCGGCGGGGCGCGGCGCGAGCGCGGTCGATGATGCGGAGGATGGGTTTCATGGTGGTTGGATGTGTAGAACGCAAAAAAGGGCCGGAGCCCTTGTCATGCTTGCGGTGTGCTCCCCTCTCCCGCGTGCGGGAGAGGGGCAGGGGGTGAGGGCAGGCGGTGGCACACCACCAGTCGGAACTTCGTGGGGATCCCGGCCCTCACCCCAACCCTCTCCCGCACGCGGGAGAGGGAGCACACCAATCGCAAGCGGGGCGCCTGTGCAAGCGCAAGCTCGGACTCAGACGTAGTCCTTGTACTTGTCCAGGTAACGCACCGGCTTGGCCAGCGCATCGCGGCGGAACGGGTCGCCCAGTTCGCGGGTGCACATGATCTCGATGATGGTGGTCTTGCCGTGGTTCATCTGCAGGTCGATGGCGCGCTTCAGTGCCGGGCCCACGTCTTCCAGGCGGTCCACCACGATGCCTTCCGCGCCCATCGCCTTGGCGATGCCGGCGAAGCTCTGGTTGTCGAGCTCGCCCGCGACGAAGCGGCGGTTGTAGAAGTCCACCTGGTTCTTCTTCTCCGCGCCCCACTGGCGGTTGTGGAACACCACCGCGGTCACCGGGATGTTGTGGCGCACGCAGGTCATGGTTTCCATCAGGCTCATGCCCCAGGCGCCGTCACCGGCGTACGACACCGCCGGGCGGTGCGGCGCCGCGACCTTGGCGCCGATGATGGTGGGGAAGGCGTAGCCGCAGTTGCCCCAGCTCATCGCCGCGAAGAAGCTGCGCGGCTTCTCGAAGCGCAGGTAGCTGTTGGCGACCGAGTTGATGTTGCCGATGTCGGTCGACACCATCACGTCCGCCGGCATGGCCTTTTCCAGCTCGCGCAGCACCTGGCGCGGATGCAGGTAGTGGCCGCCGGTGGGCGTGCGCTCGTTCTTCTGCTCTTCGATCATGTCGAGGCTGTACGGGTCGCGCTCGTGCGTCCACTCGTCCAGTTCCTTTTCCCACGCTGCCTTCTCGTTGGCGATCTCGGTGGCGCGGCCGTCGCGGGTGGCATCGCAGGCCAGCGTGCGGCCGGCCAGGCGCTGCGTCAGCGCGATCGCGGCAGCCTTGGCGTCGCCGCAGATGCCGACCGAGATCTTCTTCACCAGGCCCAGCATCTTGTGGTCGGCGTCGATCTGGATGATCTTGGCGTTCTTGGGCCAGTAGTCCATGCCGTGCTGCGGCAGCGTGCCGAACGGCCCCAGGCGCGAGCCCAGCGCCACCACCACGTCGGCGCGCGAGATCAGCTTCATTGCCGCCTTCGAGCCCTGGTAGCCCAGCGGGCCGCACCACAGCGGGTGGCTGGCCGGGAACGAGTCGTTGTGCAGGTAGCTGTTGACCACCGGCGCGCCCAGGCGCTCGGCCAGCGCCTTGCATTCTTCGACGGCATCGGCCATCACCACGCCGCCGCCGGAGATGATCACCGGGAACTTGGCATTGGCCAGCAGCTCCGCCGCTTCATTCAGGCTTTGCTCGCCGCCGGGGCCGCGGTCGAGGTGCTGCGGCTTCGGAATCTCGGCGGTGATCTTGCCGTAGAAGTGGTCGCGCGGGATGTTCAGCTGGGTCGGGCCCATTTCGGCCTTGGCGCGGTCGAAGCAGCGCGCGGTGAACTCGGCCATGCGCGCCGGGTTGGTGACGTGGCCCTGGTACTTGGTGAACTCCTGGAACATCGGCAGCTGGTTGGCCTCCTGGAAGCCGCCCAGGCCGATGCCCATGGTGCCGGCTTCGGGGGTGACGATCACCACCGGGCTGTGGGCCCAGTAGGCGGCGGCGATGGAGGTCACGCAGTTGGAGATGCCGGGGCCGTTCTGGCCGATCACCACGCCGTGGCGGCCCGACACGCGGGCGTAGCCGTCAGCCATGTGGCCGGCGCCTTGCTCGTGCACCACCGGGATCAGGCGGATGCCGGCGGGCGCAAAGATGTCCATCGCGTCCATGAAGGCCGAGCCCATGATGCCGAACATGTCGGTCACGCCGTTGGCGGCCAGCGTTTCGACGAAGGCTTCGGACGGGGTCATGGTCTGCGGGCCAGCCGGCACCTGGCTGTCCTTCGCGGCGGCCGAGCCACCGGAAACGGCGGGATTCGAGGTGGTTTCGAGGTCGCGCATGGCGTTTGTCTCCTGATGAGGGTGTTATAAAGTGGAACAAGGCGTTCCGGAAAATTGCTTGTTGGGGGAAATGTAGGCGGAAGATTTCCGTTGGTCAATAGAAAGTTTTGGTTTACGGAATGAAATTGATGAAAAATTGAGACAAACAGCCTATTCGAGTGCCTTGTACCGCATTTCCAAGACGATGGAAACCGGGAGATGAATGCCCGAAAGCCACCGGCAGGCAAGATGCCCAGCGGCGGCGGTCAAAAAATCGGGATGTCGTTCAGGCGGACCGCACGCGGATCGGTGCGTCCTGGTGCCGGCGGCTCAGTGAATGAAGCCGCCCTTGATGAAGCGCACGGGCTCGGCATCCATGCGCAGCAGCAGCGCCGTCAGCCCGTCGGCCACGGGCGCACGCTGCGCGTCGGCTGCCGGCGCCGAGACGCAGACCAGGTCTGCGTCGGACCATGGCTGTCCCGGCGTGCCGCGGGCGCGCAGCCAGCCGGCACGGTCGGCCAGCAGTTGGGTGCCGGCCAGCTGCGCGAGGGCTTGGCCAGAGATGGCTGCGACCGCCTGCCAGGCCTGCGTGGAGGCCGCGGTGCAGCCGGCGCGGAAGATCGGCACCTGCGCCGGCGGGCGGCCGTCTGGCGTGACCAGCACGGTCAGGAAGCGGGGATCGTCGAATGGCAGCGCGGTGGCGCTGTCGACCGCCACCAGCCGCACGCGCTGCCCGCCGCGCCATGCCGACAGGGCCACTGGCGCGGCGTCGCCACAGCGGACCGCCATCTCCGGCAGCTGCAGCGGTACCGGCCAATTGCCCGCGCTGCTGCTGCCGGCCGACAGTGCCTTCATGTAATCGATCACGGCCCAGGCTTCACGGTCACCGAGCTGGCCGCCGAAGGCGGGCATGGTGGGCCGTCCCTGCCGGTCGCGCATGCCGGCCAGCACGTGCCAGAACAGCTCGCCGTCGGCGCGGCGCGCCAGCAGCGGGCTGGCCAGCGTGGGCGGCCACTGCGCCAGGCTGGCGGCGAGCGGCCCTTCGCCGCGCCCGTCCGTGCCGTGGCAGCCGGCGCAGTGCTGCGCGTAGACGCGCGCGCCGAGGGCAATGGTGTCGACGGAAAAGCGCGCCGGGCTGGCGTGGAAGCTGGTAGGCGCGGCCGGCACGAACAGCAGCGAGGTGCTGGGCCACGGGGCCGCCGCCAGCGCCAGCGCGCCGGCAGCGAGCAGCACGCCGCGGCGGCGGCGCCAGGCCAGCGCCGACGCCATGGCCAGCCCGGCAACGGCCAGGGCGCACAGGGTCAGGCCGACCTGGCGTGCCAGGCCCAGGTCGATCAGCAGGGTTTCGCCCGCCACGCGCCTCGCCCACGGCCAGGCGGGCTGGCCGTGGCTGTCGCCGGTCAGGCCCAGCGCGTGCCAGAGCCACAGCAGGCCGCGCTGCAGCGCCTCGATCAGCGCCAGCAGGGCGTTCAGCCATGCCTGCGGCGGCGGGGCGCTCATCGGGCGGCCCGCACGGTAAAGTACGGCGTCATGCGTGTCTTCACCAGCTGGCGTCGAGCCCCAGCTGGCGCAGCGCTTCATGGCGCAACGCGGTCAGGCGCGCGTCACCGCGATGGCGCGGATAGGGCAGGTCGACGCGGATCTCGGCCGCGATGCGCGCCGGGCGCTGGCTGAACACAATCACGCGCTGCGCCAGGAACAGTGCCTCTTCCACGTCATGCGTAACCAGCAGCGCCGAGAAGCGCGAGCGCTGCCACAGCTCCACCAGGTCGCTCTGCATCGCCAGCCGCGTCAGCGAATCCAGCTTGCCCAGCGGCTCGTCCAGCACCAGCAGGCGCGGATCGTTGACCAGCGCGCGCGCCAGCGCCACGCGCTGCGCCATGCCGCCGGACAGCTGGTGCGGGAAGGCGCGCGCGAACGGTTCCAGCCCCACCCGGCGCAAGGCGTCGTCCACGCGATGGCGCTGCCGCACGAGGATGCCCTGCGCCTGCAGCCCGAGCGCAACGTTGTCCCAGACACGGCGCCACGGGTACAGCGTGGGATCCTGGAACACCACGATGCGCGAGGGATCGGGCTCGGTAATTGGCGTGCCATCCTGCCAGATCTCGCCCGACGCGGGCTGGTCCAGGCCCGCGACCAGGCGCAGCAGCGTGGACTTGCCGCAGCCGCTGGGTCCGAGCAGGGCGACGAATTCGCCCGGCGCGACGGCAAGGTCGACGTCGTCGAGTACCTGCAGCCGGTCGGCGCCGTTGCCGAACCAGTGGCTGACCTGGCGGATATCGATGCGGGCGCCGGCCCGCGCCGTAGTGCCGCCGGGGGCGGTGTCGGCGTGGTTGTCCTGCCGTTCGACCACGCTCACCATTTCACCGTCCCCTTCTGCCACGACAGCACGCGGTCGCGCGCCGCGAACAGCAGCGTGATCACGCCCGAGAACAGCAGCGCCATCACGATCAGCGCCGCATACATGTTGACGTACGAGGCCCAGCCCTGGGCCCAGGTCAGATACCAGCCCAGGCCCGACTTCACGCCCATCATTTCCGCGGTGACCAGCACCGAGAACGAGGCGCCCAGCCCCATGAACAGGCCGACGAACACCTGCGGCAGCGCGGCCGGGATCGCTGCGCGCAGCACCAGGAACCAGCCCGAGGCGCCGAGCGTGCGCGCGACGTCGTAATAGCTCTTGTTGACGCCGGCCACGCCCGACCAGGTCAGCACCGCGACCGGGAACGCCGTGGCCAGCGCAATCAGGAACACCGCCGCGGCATAGCTGGACGGGAAGAAGTAGAAGGTCAGCGGCAGCAGGGCGGTCGACGGCAGCGGCCCCAGCACGCGCAGCACCGGATGCACCCAGTAGCCGATGCGGCGCGACCAGCCGATCGACACGCCAACCAGAAAGCCCGCCAGTCCGCCATACGCGACGCCCAGCCCGAGCAGTTTCAGTGTGTTCAGCGCACTCTCGCCCAGCCGTTGCCAGTCGTCTGCGTACACCTCGATCAGCGCCTGCGGCGGCGCGAAGAAGGGCGTGGGCAGGATGGCGGTCTTGGCGGTCAGGATTTCCCAGGCCGACAGCGCGACGGGCAGCGCCACCAGCCACGGGCCGGCGGCCCGCAACGCGGCCAGCGGGCGTTGCGCCGGACGGGCCCGTGGGCCGGCCAGCGCCACCAGGGCCAGCAAGGCCGCGCCCGCCAGTGCCGCGATGCCCAGCTCCGCGGTATAGGCCCAGTCGCTGAAGCCGGCTGCCTGGTTGGGCCATTGCCACGTCAGGGCGCCGAACGCGGCCCATGCCAGCGCGGCGAGGATGCCGGTGGCCCAGACCGGAGCGGCGTTGCGTGTCGCGGCGGGCGCGTGCGGCAAGGGCGCCGCGGAAGGGTGGGGGCGCAGGCCCGGGTCGAGTGCGCTTTGGCTTGTCGTCATGGCATTACCCCAGCACATTGGCGTAGACGTGCTGCGCCAGGCGTTTGGCATCGGTGGACTTTTTCAGCACGCCGATGCGGCGGAAATCATCGGCATAGAACGCGATCTCGTCGCGCAGGTCGACGCCGGTCGGGTGGTGGGTATAGGTCAGCGTGGCATAGAGCTTGCGCAGGTCTTCCGGGTTGATCTTGGGCGAGTACCTGGCGAATACCTTCGCGGCCTCGTTGGGATTCTCGTTGACATAGTCGGTGGCCTGCACGATGGCGCGCGCCAGCGACGTCGCCGCGGGGCGGTCGTTGCGCACCAGTTCGCCGCGCGCGCCGACCACGCAGCAGACCTTGCGCGCGTACTCGCCGCTGAGGTTGGTGGCCAGTTCCACGTAGGCGCCGTGGGTGCGCTTTTCCAGCAGGTAGAGATTGGGGTCGCCGTCGGCGATGGCCTGGATCTCGCCCTTGTCGACCGCCACGCCCAGCAGATCGGCGGGGTACTGGCGCCAGCTGACGTCCTTGTCGGGGTCGATGCCGTGCTTGGCCAGCAGGATGGTGAAGAAATGCTTGCCCGGCGCCGCCAGGTCGCTGACGCCGACGGTCTTGCCCTTGAGCTGCTGCAGCGTGGTGACGCCCGCGGCCTTCGCCCCCACCAGCCGCACGCAGCCGCCGTGCGAGCTGCCGATGATCTTGACGTCGAAGCCGGCTTCGAGCGGCTTGAGCCAGCGATGGATCATGCCCACCGCGGCATCGGCCTTGCCGGTGGCGATCGACTCCAGCAACTGGTCGGTCGAACCGCTGTAGTTGATCAGGTCGACCTGCAGGCCGTTCTTCTCGAAGAAGCCCTTTTCCTGCGCCACCACCACCGGCGTCAGGCAAAAGGAATTCTGGTTCCAGGCGAAGGTCAGCTTGCGCGGCGCCGACCAGGCCTGCCGGCCCAGGATCAGCGCGGGCGCGGCCACCGCCGCGGCGCCGGCAAGCCTGAGCGCGCGGCGTCGGCGCGGGTCGGCAGGGTTGCTATGGTTCTGGCTCATGTGGGATTCCCGTCTTCGTGGGGTGATGGGGTGCTTGCGCTCAGGCGGCCTGGCGCTGCGTGGCTGCCGTGGCGTCGTGCTGCGCCACCAGTGCGCGCACGCGCGGGATCAGCTCGCGGCCGTAGTCGATGGCGTCTTCCAGCGGGTCGAAGCCGCGGATCAGGAAGGTGGTGACGCCCAGCTCGTAGTAGGCCAGCAGTGCCTGCGCGACCTGCTCGGGCGTGCCGACCAGCGCGGTGGAGTTGGAGCGTCCGCCGGTCTCGCGCGCGATCGCGGTCCACAGTCGCTGGTCGACACGGTCGCCCTGTTCGGCCGCCGCCAGCAGCCGGCGCGCCCCTTCGCTCTGCTGTGGGCCGCCGCGGCTGTAGCCGGCCTGCACGCGCAACGCGCGCGTGCGTTCGAGGATGCGGTCGGCGCGGGCCCAGGCCTTGTCTTCGGTGTCGGCCAGGATCGGGCGGAACGATACCGAGAAGCGCACCGTGCGGCCGTGCCGCGCGGCTTCGGCGCGCACGCGGGCGGTCAGCTCGCGCACCTGGTCGAGCGACTCGCCCCATAGCGCGTAGACGTCGGCATGCTTGCCGGCAACCGCCAGCGCGGCCGCCGACGCGCCGCCGAAATAGATCGGCACATGCGGCTGCTGCGCGGGCTTGACCTCGGAAAAGCCCTGGGTAAAGCGGTAGAACTCGCCTGCGTGGTCGAACGGCGTGGCCTCGGTCCAGATGCGGCGCAGGATGTGCAGGTATTCGTCGGTGCGCGCATAGCGCTGGTCGTGGTCGAGGAAGTCGCCGTCGCGCTGCTGCTCGCTGTCGGAGCCGCCGGAGATGAAATGCACGCCCAGGCGGCCGCCGCTGAACTGGTCGAGCGTGGCGATCTGGCGCGCGGCCAGCGTCGGCGCGGTAAAGCCGGGGCGGTGCGCCAGCATGAAATGAATGCGCTCGGTCACGCTGGCGGCATAGGCAATGGTCAGCGTCGCCGACGGACCGGCGGAGTGGTGCGGAACCAGGATGCGGTCGAAGCCGGCCTGTTCGTGCGCCTGGGCGAACGCGCGCACGTAGTCGCGATCGATCACCGGCCCTGACGGGGGATGGATCTCGGACTGCTTCTGGCTCTGGATCATGCCGATGAAATCGACGCTCATGTGCGTGCTCCTGAAGTCGGTGTCGGGTTGCATTGGGCTGAGGCAGAAAGTACGACAGCGGCGCGGCTTCGCTAACGAATAAAAACGACGCTCCATATTCAATAAGCATCGTTTTCGCCGGGCAGCGGCGGCGCTACGCTAGGCGGCATTCGATGCGCACCGCGCGCTAATCTTTTCCGGAGTCCTGTTCCATGTCCCTGA
The sequence above is a segment of the Cupriavidus sp. MP-37 genome. Coding sequences within it:
- a CDS encoding ABC transporter permease yields the protein MTTSQSALDPGLRPHPSAAPLPHAPAATRNAAPVWATGILAALAWAAFGALTWQWPNQAAGFSDWAYTAELGIAALAGAALLALVALAGPRARPAQRPLAALRAAGPWLVALPVALSAWEILTAKTAILPTPFFAPPQALIEVYADDWQRLGESALNTLKLLGLGVAYGGLAGFLVGVSIGWSRRIGYWVHPVLRVLGPLPSTALLPLTFYFFPSSYAAAVFLIALATAFPVAVLTWSGVAGVNKSYYDVARTLGASGWFLVLRAAIPAALPQVFVGLFMGLGASFSVLVTAEMMGVKSGLGWYLTWAQGWASYVNMYAALIVMALLFSGVITLLFAARDRVLSWQKGTVKW
- a CDS encoding cytochrome c, with amino-acid sequence MSAPPPQAWLNALLALIEALQRGLLWLWHALGLTGDSHGQPAWPWARRVAGETLLIDLGLARQVGLTLCALAVAGLAMASALAWRRRRGVLLAAGALALAAAPWPSTSLLFVPAAPTSFHASPARFSVDTIALGARVYAQHCAGCHGTDGRGEGPLAASLAQWPPTLASPLLARRADGELFWHVLAGMRDRQGRPTMPAFGGQLGDREAWAVIDYMKALSAGSSSAGNWPVPLQLPEMAVRCGDAAPVALSAWRGGQRVRLVAVDSATALPFDDPRFLTVLVTPDGRPPAQVPIFRAGCTAASTQAWQAVAAISGQALAQLAGTQLLADRAGWLRARGTPGQPWSDADLVCVSAPAADAQRAPVADGLTALLLRMDAEPVRFIKGGFIH
- a CDS encoding type IV toxin-antitoxin system AbiEi family antitoxin — its product is MRFDLGDGGICTLPVTVRRAVDRFSAVFPIVEMQRRLGQKVLLVTSYVSPDMAERLRSHDIAFIDTAGNVSLRLPNALLYVVGRRAPAGGVPQRRARTASPKQLEVLFALIANPGLLSAPYRSIANAAGVALSTVNLALDDLLERGLVGVGDDGKRRFIDWERVVDEWATLYPLRLRPKLASKRFSAMRPDWWRGIDHHRYDAVLGGEAAAEKLAHNLRAERITLYASSATPRELILDARLKADPGGEVEIVQRFWPGAFTATAVAMPGVAHPVLVYADLLDTGESRNVEAARQIREQYLAHPP
- a CDS encoding nucleotidyl transferase AbiEii/AbiGii toxin family protein — protein: MPILHEIPAARPIDAESRALLGDLDAVARQLGISYFVGGATARQVILENVFGNPPARRTYDIDIGICIADWAEHEALRRQLVATGRFQTVDKNAHKLTYHLGGERVMVLDIIPFGAIERPAASIAWPPAMDTVMNVAGFRQAFDAAIRIVVDDGLIVAFASLPGLAMLKLLAWHDRHRDDRRDATDLLTLLCSYESAGNQDRLYQQEAALLEQYGFDLDIAAAALLARDAAALARGDTAVTRQLVAVLGDDKVFSRLLEHMAFGERQPVLGDSMDPKRVYPRMQAFRAEFLAMLGSKLS
- a CDS encoding sulfite exporter TauE/SafE family protein, which encodes MKAELLLPLLGLQALLGAGTYFQTVTGFGLGMIVMGATSGLGLAPVATVAAVVSLVTLANSACALPGKFQHIDWRAVGAAAIGILPSVLVGVLVLEYLSSTAATLLQLLLGAVILYGGLSAAFKPEPLPQRSGDGSFFMSGVFGGLLSGMFGVSGPPLIFQFYRQPMKPVEIRCALILVFTVTSSVRTLFSAWQGQLDAAIWLQAAVGVPVVVIATLLGRRFPPPFSPTTTRRVAFGVLIGIGVSLMLPAISVWVR
- the xsc gene encoding sulfoacetaldehyde acetyltransferase; the encoded protein is MTPSEAFVETLAANGVTDMFGIMGSAFMDAMDIFAPAGIRLIPVVHEQGAGHMADGYARVSGRHGVVIGQNGPGISNCVTSIAAAYWAHSPVVIVTPEAGTMGIGLGGFQEANQLPMFQEFTKYQGHVTNPARMAEFTARCFDRAKAEMGPTQLNIPRDHFYGKITAEIPKPQHLDRGPGGEQSLNEAAELLANAKFPVIISGGGVVMADAVEECKALAERLGAPVVNSYLHNDSFPASHPLWCGPLGYQGSKAAMKLISRADVVVALGSRLGPFGTLPQHGMDYWPKNAKIIQIDADHKMLGLVKKISVGICGDAKAAAIALTQRLAGRTLACDATRDGRATEIANEKAAWEKELDEWTHERDPYSLDMIEEQKNERTPTGGHYLHPRQVLRELEKAMPADVMVSTDIGNINSVANSYLRFEKPRSFFAAMSWGNCGYAFPTIIGAKVAAPHRPAVSYAGDGAWGMSLMETMTCVRHNIPVTAVVFHNRQWGAEKKNQVDFYNRRFVAGELDNQSFAGIAKAMGAEGIVVDRLEDVGPALKRAIDLQMNHGKTTIIEIMCTRELGDPFRRDALAKPVRYLDKYKDYV
- the pta gene encoding phosphate acetyltransferase — encoded protein: MKPILRIIDRARAAPRRIVLCEADDPRILLAAQRATQEGIARIVLVGEPRQINAAAAIHGIALDGMTLVDPATSALTPSFAQQLFALRQKKGMTLDEARRAVLDPLCFANLMVRLGHADGSVAGAAHTTADVVRNAIQLIGLAPGFRLVSSFFLMMLCEPFHTLKGGLIFSDCGLVVDPDAEALADIAMAAADSARALLNDEPRVAMLSFSTSGSAHHAAVDKVVAATERVRAQRPGLAIDGDVQLDAAIVAEIAARKVAHSQVNGHANVLVFPSLEAGNIGYKLAERVGGAKAIGPMLQGLNKPANDLSRGCSADDVFHVIAVTVIQAQATAAQAPKGEQAAA
- a CDS encoding ABC transporter ATP-binding protein, with the protein product MVSVVERQDNHADTAPGGTTARAGARIDIRQVSHWFGNGADRLQVLDDVDLAVAPGEFVALLGPSGCGKSTLLRLVAGLDQPASGEIWQDGTPITEPDPSRIVVFQDPTLYPWRRVWDNVALGLQAQGILVRQRHRVDDALRRVGLEPFARAFPHQLSGGMAQRVALARALVNDPRLLVLDEPLGKLDSLTRLAMQSDLVELWQRSRFSALLVTHDVEEALFLAQRVIVFSQRPARIAAEIRVDLPYPRHRGDARLTALRHEALRQLGLDASW